One Elaeis guineensis isolate ETL-2024a chromosome 10, EG11, whole genome shotgun sequence genomic window carries:
- the LOC105059963 gene encoding agamous-like MADS-box protein AGL62 codes for METVIRKGSNGRRKRTSMGKIEKKEALHICFTKRRQGIFKKAGELAVLCGAQITVITLSPGGKPFSFGQPSTDAVIARYLDPGRHQVPIPITTSLEIRLRYYLKYCKLGEQSGGGLWWWEAPIDGLDLEELVVMKGAIEELYKAILKKANQPTSAGEAVQGMPQKPSLAMLNGSYHLPVSSVPGSDPAFPI; via the coding sequence ATGGAGACCGTAATAAGAAAAGGTAGCAACGGGCGACGCAAGAGAACCTCCATGGGCAAGATCGAAAAGAAGGAAGCACTCCATATTTGTTTCACCAAGCGCCGCCAGGGGATCTTCAAAAAGGCCGGAGAGCTCGCCGTCCTCTGCGGTGCCCAGATTACCGTCATCACACTCTCTCCTGGTGGGAAGCCCTTCTCCTTCGGCCAACCCTCCACTGATGCCGTCATCGCCCGATACCTTGACCCAGGACGCCACCAGGTCCCAATCCCCATCACTACTTCACTTGAGATCCGACTGAGATATTATCTAAAGTACTGCAAACTGGGGGAGCAGTCCGGCGGTGGGTTATGGTGGTGGGAAGCGCCCATAGATGGGCTCGACCTCGAAGAACTTGTGGTGATGAAAGGTGCAATAGAGGAGCTCTACAAGGCCATCCTGAAGAAGGCCAACCAGCCTACGAGTGCAGGCGAAGCAGTACAAGGCATGCCACAAAAACCATCGCTAGCAATGCTGAATGGTTCTTATCATCTTCCTGTTTCCAGTGTTCCAGGTTCGGATCCAGCGTTCCCAATTTAG